The following is a genomic window from Bubalus bubalis isolate 160015118507 breed Murrah chromosome 19, NDDB_SH_1, whole genome shotgun sequence.
tgagagttggattgtgaagaaagctgagtgctgaagaattgatgcttttgaactgtggtgttggagaagactcttgagagtcccttggactgcaaggagatccagccagtccattctaaaggagatcagtcctgagtgttctttggaaggactgatgctaaagctgaaactccagtactttggccacctcatgtgaagagttgactcattggaaaagactctgatgctgggagggattgggggcaggaggagaaggtgatgacaggggatgagatggctggatggcatcaccaactcaatggacatgagtttgagtgaactccgggagttggtgatggacagggaggcctggcgtgctgcagttcatggggttgcaaagagtcggacacaactgagcgactgaactgaactgaatgattggtgatgttgagcatctttccatgtacctgttggccttctgtatgtctttggacATACACATTCCTGCTTACTTTATTATAAGTGATACCTAAAATAATGTAAACACTGAAGTGAGTCCCCTGTAGGTAGCAtataggtgtttttgtttttgttttttttttaatccattcaaccgggctgtcttttgattggagaatttgcttcatttacattttaagtaattGTTACGTAGGTTTCTTACTGCCATTTTGTTAAACTTCTGGAGGTCTCATAGTTCTTCTGTCTCCTTATTTCCTCTCCCTTTGTGGTTTGATCATTTTATATAATGGTATGCTTAGATGTTTTTGTCTTGATTGTTTTGAGTATTTCCTATAGATTTTTGATTCTTGCTTTGTGGTTACGAGTCttacatataataatttatatttacagtcatataaaaagacgcttactccttggaaggaaagttatgaccaacctagatagcatattcaaaagcagagacattactttgccaacaaaggttcgtctagtcaaggctatggtttttcctgtggtcatgtatggatgtgagagttggactgtgaagaaggctgagcgccaaagaattgatgcttttgaactgtggtgttggagaagactcttgagagtcccttggactgcaagaagatccaaccagtccattctgaaggagatcagccctgggatttctttggaaggaatgatgctaaagctgaaactccagtactttggccacctcatgcgaagagttgattcattggaaaagaccctgatgctgggagggattgggggcaggaggagaaggggacgacagaggatgagatggctggatggcatcactgactcgatggatgtgggtttgggtgaactccaggagttggtgatggacagggaggcctggcatgctgcgattcatggggtcgcaaagagttagacacgacttagcgactgatctgatctgattttaagTTGATAATGAGTTGAATTTGAATTGGTTCTAGAGCTCTGCATTTTTATTCCCCTCCACATTGTGCCTTTGACGTCACATGTTACATTAAGCTTCATTCAGAGAGTACAGTGAGCTTGagccagacagagagagagggtgaAAATGTTGCATCCGGCAGCCTCTGAGCATCTCCATAGATCCCTGATATGCACCAAACTAGAAGCCTTCTCCTCAAGCCTAATTTTCTGGACAAGCAATGGGCCTATTTCACAGAAAGACTGGGGTGTTTTCAGTCTGTTATTGGTGCAGTCCCCTGGGGGCAGTAGCCTGCCAAGGACCATTGCTTGGACTGTTGGTCCTGTGGGACCCAAGAACATGCGCCCACCCTGGGCTGCAGCTGTAAAAACCAGTATACCAGACGTAAATTATTAGGCCATCAGACGTGCATACATCCCCTGTGGGAGATAACTGGTGCTGTGGAGAGCAGCAGAGGGCAAAGATGGCCCTTGTAGGCTGGAGTGAGGCAGACAGCATAAAGACAGTGTTCCTCGCCTCTGGTGTCAGTGTCCTAGCCGGTCATCAGACGGATGATAAATTaaatgcctgggcttcccaggtgtggctctcggtaaagaatatgcctgccagtgcagaagtaAGAGtcttgggttccatccttgggtcaggaacatcccctggaggagggcatggcaatccactccagtattcttgcctggagaatcccatgggcagaggagccaggcaggccacggtccatagggtcacacagagtgggacccgactgaagcgacttagcacacgtgtaTCCTGCAGACCACCACTTTAAGATAAGCACATGAGCCTCTTACAGAAAGTCTGGGCACCTCTCAGCCAGCTGCTCCCGCACCAGTattgtgggggaggaggggttcCAAGCATGGGAACCCTTTCAGAGCCAGTCCTCAGTTCTGTTCCTTTGTGTGACTTGTAGATAAAAAAACCccttgttttattgttgttgttttttaatagtaacccgttttatttttaattactttttaataaaatttatttgggtcttcgtcgctgcacgagggctctctctagttgcagagaacaggagctactctctagttgaggggcatggacttctcgttgcagtggcctctcgttgtggagcacggacCTTCGGGGCGCACAGGTTTCTcgagttgtggctcccgggctctggagcgcaAGCGCAGTAGTTCTGGCAcgcgggcttagctgccccacggcaCGTCGGGTCTTCCCagggcagggattgaaccctgcattggcaggtggattcttatccaccgtaccaccagggacatccccctTTGTTTTTTAAGTTAGATGTTTTGGTGACTCATCTCTCAGTTACTGGTCTTAAAACTTGGGATACCTAATTCGGGGTTCAGACCTTTTCCTCCTCAGGAGGAAGATGCAGGTTTTTGCGTTTCCTCCTGATTGTGGGTCGCCACGCCAGGAGTGGAGTTTATGGCAAAATTCTTTCTCAGCCTTtccttcccacttttgcattaaAACGCTTATTGTTTGACTTcacattttagtattttattgtatttgttttatatcattcttttgttttgtgTGACAATATGTCTTACATCCCTGATGAGACCATCTCTCCTGAGAACATGATTTCATGTACCTCTCAGTGAAAAGTGCTTAGTACATGGTGGgtgctcaaaaatatttctttttggattggattaaatataaataaaaaatagcttAATTATTTTAGGTATTGATTATTTAATATCactgccttttaaaattaaaattaattgataAATCACTTTTAATGGTTTATATCTTTAAACattttgagaattcttttttttgaACAATCTAGACACATTGTAaggtcaagagaaaaaaatattctttggacCACAGAGTCAGTGGTTAGAACGGCCTTCCCATAGTCTGGATACAGCTGAGCTGATGGCCAGATGTTTTCCCATTCTGCCAGACTGAACCCCTTCATCTGCTCTTAGAAAAGACTGAAACTTGGGTTACCCCTGAACAGATCCACTTATGGTTGGTGGATAAGAATTACATTGTAGAGTATTTATATCATGGCACTCCTAGAACATTTCCTTGTGTCTAGCTTTGGGGGTAATGTCACATAATTTCTAAGCAAATGGGCTCCTTGTGATTTATCTAGGTTATAAAATACCCCTTTTTAGTGTGACATTATGTCTGGATTAACTCTTGTTCCTCACACACATTTTTGATGAAACACAACCAAACGTGAGTATTTCTTTACCTTTCCCAGAGTGATGATTCTGACGTTTGGGATGATACAGCATTGATAAAAGCATATGATAAAGCTGTGGCTTCATTTAAGGtatgaaatgtttatttattcttttccttatttcctcATGTATACTCATTTGGGAAGAAATTGATAACATACACCGAAGTGTTACAGTACATATTATTCAGTTCtaattttgaagattaaaagaTAACAGATAAATTAATTAGCTTCCTTCAGAAGTTGGTAACCTGACCATATGCCATCTCTTTAACAGAGGCAATTTAAGTAGTtttcaaacattattttgaaTGTGTTTACAATATATCAAACTATTGGGGTCTTCTATTTCAGATTAGTGGAAGGACAgtctatacttttaaaatatttaacaaaccCTTATTGAAATAATATTGATGATAAATAGCCGTAGTGCAGTAATGAGTATTTGCAGGTGTCTATAGTGTTCCTGGCACTGTTTCATGTGCTTTACAtgcattaaattaatttaatcctCCCCAAATCCTATGACGGTATCAAGTGTTCCTGATGGTGATGAATGTCAAGAAAGACACAGTTCATTTGCAGGGTGAAGCCTGTTTTTTTGCAACCTAAACAAGACTTTTACACAGTTGTCCAATATGATCATTTTCTCTGCTGTCGGAGGTGTTTAGTCTCATTGAGCATCATGCCTGGCCCGTCAGTAGTCTGGGCACAGCATACACTCTCCTGCAGAGCACCAAGTGTAGCGTCTACTTCCTTTCCTGGTCACTCCTGTAGTATGAAGGAAAGATGAGATCTGCATGTCATCCTTGATAACATGGATGAACTCTCAATTGACCAGTAACATGCTTTCCAACATACATGTAGACTAGAAATAGACCAGTCAGAGTTACCAAGAGAGTGCCGTGAAATGCAGATCAAAATAGGGCTGAATGTGGGATGGGCTGGTGATATTGAAGGGggagtagactgagtaaagaaaaagaactgatGTGGGCAAGAGATAGTTTCCTTTTAGTGGTGGGGTAAATGTGAAGATATGAAATTGGTGGTCAGAAATATTGAACTAAGGAGAAAAGCCAGAACTAGataatagttttggaagtttgttAGCATAGTAAGCATAATTGAAGTAACAGGAATAGATGATCATAAGCAGGTAAAGATGGCAGTTCTTACTGGGAATGCCTAAGTTTAAAACTTGATGAGAGAAGTAATAAAAGCATTAGGGCTCTGCATTGCTATGTCATCAAAAATGCTGTGACTATCAAGAAAAATGATTGACAGAGAGGCTGAGAGTGAGGAGACTTGCTCGAAAGGGTCCTTAGAGCCGGTGATCAGTATATAATATCTTCAAGAGCAGTTTCTGTAGCCTTTGGGATGGTAACAAAGAGCCTCTCTGAGGTGGTAGGGCCTGGAGGCCACTTTATAGTGGCTGAGTTACATTGTGACtttttaataatatatcaatatatcacTCTGTAACACATTTCTGTTCACATTTTCATAGCACGCTCTGAAGAACGGTGACATTTCCGAAGCCTCAGAAAAACCAAAAGGCACACCTAAGAGAAAATCTGCTAAGAATAAAAGCCAAAGAAAGAACACCGCAAGTCCTTCAAAGCAGGTTATTTTAAAACCACAAGATTTAACTTCTAAGCATTTCTTGTTACTGTCCTTATTAAATagtataaaatatctttaattaaATGATTAGTACAGTGTTTTCCATTGACATGTAATCATAAAATTTCTGAAGCACCTCAACTTTCTATTGTTCAGGAACATGCATGCTAAGAAAACCATAAGGGATTAGGAGGAAATGACACATGCTAAATTCAGGACAGTGTCTACTGTATGTTGGGGTAGCGGGGAGGAAGGTGGTGCTTCATGGGAGGGGTACCTGAGGGCTTACACTGAATTGGCAGTGTTTGACTTTTCTAAAACTGAGAGATGTGTCCTCCTTTTCCTTCAAAATCCTAAAACTGTTAATACCCAGGGACTACATATTCTGGGTAGAGTCGCTTCTTCTATTTAAACAGTCAACCTAGAAGGTAATTAATTATTTTGGTGTCTCACTAGTAGCTTTAGTGTCCTCTTTACCAAGGGGGAGCtaaactcttccctggtggctcagaggttaaagtgtctgcccacaatgcgggagacccaggttagatccctggatcgggaagatcccctggagaaggaaatcgcaacccactccagtattcttgcctggaaaatcccatggacggagcagcctggtaggctacagtccatggggtcgcaaagagtcagacatgaccgagcaagtTTACTTTCACTTTACCAAGGGGGAAGAGAGCTGATGTGTGATTGGGAGCTTGCTGTGCTCTGGGCCAGGATACTGGACACTTGACATGCTTCCCATCCTCTCTGTTCTTCACAGCACATGTGTGAGGCAGATTATACTACAAccacttaacagatgaggaaaatacaGCTCAGAGTAATTAAGAAACTTGTCCATGATTATATAAATGATGGAATTATGTGGTATTTCGATTAGAATTCAAATTTATGTGTTTTGGGCCCCAAATCTTTTTCTCTGTAACATTCTGTCTCCCAGAACAGTTAACTGGAgactccctcctccacccccaactCCACCCCACTCAAACAGGATtacagtttacttttttttaagaaatgtgtttgtgtctttggtttcttttacaGTGGAAAGTTGGTGATAACTGTTGTGCCATTTGGTCAGAAGACAGGTGCATTTACCCAGCTACTATCGCTTCAATTGATTTTAAGAGAGAAACCTGTGTTGTGGTTTACACTGGATATGGAAATAGAGAGGAGCAAAATCTGTCTGATCTACTTTCCCCAACCTCTGAAGTAGCTAATATAGAGCAAAATGCTCAGGAGgtaaggataaaaaaaaattagaattcttAGAAGCAGAGACTAGATGAAAAACTTTGATCCACTGAAGCTTTAAATTTTTCTCAATGATGCCTTtataacaaaaatacatatatttctttctcttaaaagaatgaaaatgaaagtcaaattTCAACAGATGAAAGTGAGAACTCCTCCAGGTCTCCTCTAAATAAACCAAATAACATCAGGTCGAGAGCTGCTCCACGGAACTCTTTTCTGCCTCCACCACCCCATATGCCAAGATCAGGCCTGGGACCAGGAAAGGTAAACTTCAATCCAGAAAAGGTTTCCCAGGACGTGGTTAACAGTATTGGAACCTTCAGCCCCTGCATTAAGTGAATTGTAGCTTTTCTCATTAAACTgttagggtgtttttttttggctgtggtatGCAGTtcacaggatctcagttccctgaccaggggttgaaccccagCCACCTGGACCACCAGAGCTTTCCCTCATGAAACCTTTGTAGCTTTCTATACATGTTGTAAATAGATACCAAGAATTCtctgaaaaggaaataagataGTAATGCCTTTCCCAACAATTTTTATTGAGTATTAGGTGTTAGAGTAATAATTTAGCAAACttaagtttgaaaatattttatcatcagCTGGATGTTGTACTGTAGTTCCTTATGACACTTGTATAAGGCATATAAAAATTGGAAGAGAACCCAATGTTTACATCTGGTACAGGTGAAATCCAAAGAAGCTCCCACATTGTTTTGTAGAGTAAAATGTAAATACTGTTTTTACTTATGGTTTTTTTGGTTATCAGTAACAAATAAAAAAGGTTTT
Proteins encoded in this region:
- the LOC102415675 gene encoding survival motor neuron protein isoform X2, which translates into the protein MAMGGGGGGFPEPEDSVLFRRGTGESDDSDVWDDTALIKAYDKAVASFKHALKNGDISEASEKPKGTPKRKSAKNKSQRKNTASPSKQWKVGDNCCAIWSEDRCIYPATIASIDFKRETCVVVYTGYGNREEQNLSDLLSPTSEVANIEQNAQENENESQISTDESENSSRSPLNKPNNIRSRAAPRNSFLPPPPHMPRSGLGPGKSGLNFSGPPPPPPPPPHFLSRWLPPFPAGPPMIPPPPPICPDSLDDADALGSMLISWYMSGYHTGYYMGFKQSQKEGRHSHFN
- the LOC102415675 gene encoding survival motor neuron protein isoform X1, coding for MAMGGGGGGFPEPEDSVLFRRGTGESDDSDVWDDTALIKAYDKAVASFKHALKNGDISEASEKPKGTPKRKSAKNKSQRKNTASPSKQWKVGDNCCAIWSEDRCIYPATIASIDFKRETCVVVYTGYGNREEQNLSDLLSPTSEVANIEQNAQENENESQISTDESENSSRSPLNKPNNIRSRAAPRNSFLPPPPHMPRSGLGPGKSGLNFSGPPPPPPPPPHFLSRWLPPFPAGPPMIPPPPPICPDSLDDADALGSMLISWYMSGYHTGYYMFKQQFLGEEPCLGFKQSQKEGRHSHFN